Proteins from one Impatiens glandulifera chromosome 2, dImpGla2.1, whole genome shotgun sequence genomic window:
- the LOC124926872 gene encoding protein-tyrosine sulfotransferase-like isoform X2 — protein MDRSRLLVALLLLGQAFIVINAYQGQDDYKYCQRTVKKWAISSAVDLEVKENEHKLHDLLFFLHIPRTGGRTYFHCFLRKLYPTSSECPRSYDKLRFDPGKTNCRLLVTHDDYSMMSKLSRQRTSVITILRNPIDRVFSTYEFSVEVAARFLVHPNLTSATRMAAHLRSKTKGVSTLDIWPWKYLVPWMREDLFNRRDVRKQRSPPYSRGSDPYSMEDIVMPLHEYINDPIARDIIHNGATFQIAGLTNNSYLDDSHEVRHCVLRHPALGKYVLEVAKNRLKSMLYVGLTEDHRESATTFANVVGAQVILQSLASNHSDPADYNKSEDEISFPDSVSNTSHLLKTSADLKPSGILVPQNNETTDENVKLTTVGELMEAYESCISSLRTTQARRRTTSLKMITPANFTKEARRRLPDVLIQEIKTLNSLDMELYEYARNIFSNQQHKKLEQKEEVAVSKEEVEEEKSIFYYPYVGPSWNILWLAVSIVLLLFFALLFVSARRRKRRTLKLKNIKGTAFYGSIPPGRTRDH, from the exons ATGGATCGTTCTCGTCTGCTTGTGGCGTTGCTTCTGCTTGGACAGG CTTTTATAGTGATAAATGCTTATCAAGGCCAAgatgattataaatattgtcAACGCACTGTAAAGAAGTGGGCGATCTCTTCTGCTGTTGATTTGGAAGTGAAGGAAAACGAACATAAATTGCATGATCTACTCTTTTTCCTTCACATCCCTAGAACAGGGGGAAGAACATACTTCCATTG TTTCTTGAGAAAGCTGTATCCCACCTCTTCGGAGTGCCCTCGTTCTTATGATAAGTTGCGCTTTGACCCAGG AAAAACAAATTGCAGGTTACTTGTTACTCACGATGATTACAGCATGATGTCCAAACTCTCTCGGCAGAGAACTTCAGTAATCACAATACTTAGGAACCCAATTGATCGTGTTTTTAGCACTTATGAATTTTCTGTAGAGGTTGCGGCTAGATTTTTGGTTCACCCTAATCTAACATCTGCTACAAGAATGGCGGCACATCTACGTTCAAAGACAAAAGGAGTCAGTACATTGGATATTTGGCCATGGAAGTATTTAGTGCCCTGGATGAGAGAGGACCTGTTTAATCGG CGAGATGTTAGAAAGCAAAGGTCCCCACCTTATTCTAGAGGAAGTGATCCATACAGCATGGAAGACATTGTAATGCCACTACATGAATATATCAATGATCCTATTGCTCGGGATATCATCCACAATGGAGCTACTTTCCAG ATCGCAGGATTGACAAACAACTCGTATCTGGATGATTCACATGAAGTGCGACACTGTGTTTTGAGGCATCCGGCTCTTGGTAAATATGTGCTCGAAGTTGCAAAg AATAGACTGAAGAGTATGTTGTATGTCGGACTTACTGAAGACCACCGAGAGTCTGCAACCACATTTGCAAACGTGGTTGGTGCGCAAGTGATATTGCAGTCATTGGCATCCAATCATTCAGATCCTGCAGATTATAATAAATCAG AAGATGAAATTTCTTTTCCAGATTCAGTCTCGAATACTAGCCATCTTCTG AAAACAAGCGCAGACCTGAAACCTAGTGGAATCCTGGTGCCCCAAAATAATGAGACGACTGATGAAAATGTTAAGCTT ACGACTGTTGGAGAACTAATGGAAGCCTATGAGTCATGTATTTCTAGCTTAAGAACAACTCAAGCACGACGTCGGACTACTTCTTTAAAGATGATCACCCCAGCAAACTTTACTAAGGAG GCACGTCGTCGGCTTCCTGATGTACTTATACAGGAGATTAAAACGCTTAACAGCCTGGATATGGAGCTTTATGAATATGCTCGGAATATATTCTCAAACCAACAACACAAAAAATTGGAGCAAAAGGAGGAAGTTGCTGTGTCT AAGGaagaggtggaggaggagaagagcatATTCTATTATCCTTATGTTGGCCCGTCATGGAACATTCTCTGGTTAGCTGTGTCTATTGTTCTGCTCCTTTTCTTCGCGTTATTGTTTGTAagtgcaagaagaagaaaacgaAGAAcacttaaactaaaaaatataaagggAACTGCATTTTATGGCAGTATCCCACCCGGAAGGACTAGGGATCATTAA
- the LOC124926872 gene encoding protein-tyrosine sulfotransferase-like isoform X1 produces the protein MSTISRLPRQVRKRYRNPAHCSCVYAYIHCLCVYHVPLSLLSLLTFLSFCVNFSFVGLWCGSSSMDRSRLLVALLLLGQAFIVINAYQGQDDYKYCQRTVKKWAISSAVDLEVKENEHKLHDLLFFLHIPRTGGRTYFHCFLRKLYPTSSECPRSYDKLRFDPGKTNCRLLVTHDDYSMMSKLSRQRTSVITILRNPIDRVFSTYEFSVEVAARFLVHPNLTSATRMAAHLRSKTKGVSTLDIWPWKYLVPWMREDLFNRRDVRKQRSPPYSRGSDPYSMEDIVMPLHEYINDPIARDIIHNGATFQIAGLTNNSYLDDSHEVRHCVLRHPALGKYVLEVAKNRLKSMLYVGLTEDHRESATTFANVVGAQVILQSLASNHSDPADYNKSEDEISFPDSVSNTSHLLKTSADLKPSGILVPQNNETTDENVKLTTVGELMEAYESCISSLRTTQARRRTTSLKMITPANFTKEARRRLPDVLIQEIKTLNSLDMELYEYARNIFSNQQHKKLEQKEEVAVSKEEVEEEKSIFYYPYVGPSWNILWLAVSIVLLLFFALLFVSARRRKRRTLKLKNIKGTAFYGSIPPGRTRDH, from the exons TGGTTCGAGCTCGATGGATCGTTCTCGTCTGCTTGTGGCGTTGCTTCTGCTTGGACAGG CTTTTATAGTGATAAATGCTTATCAAGGCCAAgatgattataaatattgtcAACGCACTGTAAAGAAGTGGGCGATCTCTTCTGCTGTTGATTTGGAAGTGAAGGAAAACGAACATAAATTGCATGATCTACTCTTTTTCCTTCACATCCCTAGAACAGGGGGAAGAACATACTTCCATTG TTTCTTGAGAAAGCTGTATCCCACCTCTTCGGAGTGCCCTCGTTCTTATGATAAGTTGCGCTTTGACCCAGG AAAAACAAATTGCAGGTTACTTGTTACTCACGATGATTACAGCATGATGTCCAAACTCTCTCGGCAGAGAACTTCAGTAATCACAATACTTAGGAACCCAATTGATCGTGTTTTTAGCACTTATGAATTTTCTGTAGAGGTTGCGGCTAGATTTTTGGTTCACCCTAATCTAACATCTGCTACAAGAATGGCGGCACATCTACGTTCAAAGACAAAAGGAGTCAGTACATTGGATATTTGGCCATGGAAGTATTTAGTGCCCTGGATGAGAGAGGACCTGTTTAATCGG CGAGATGTTAGAAAGCAAAGGTCCCCACCTTATTCTAGAGGAAGTGATCCATACAGCATGGAAGACATTGTAATGCCACTACATGAATATATCAATGATCCTATTGCTCGGGATATCATCCACAATGGAGCTACTTTCCAG ATCGCAGGATTGACAAACAACTCGTATCTGGATGATTCACATGAAGTGCGACACTGTGTTTTGAGGCATCCGGCTCTTGGTAAATATGTGCTCGAAGTTGCAAAg AATAGACTGAAGAGTATGTTGTATGTCGGACTTACTGAAGACCACCGAGAGTCTGCAACCACATTTGCAAACGTGGTTGGTGCGCAAGTGATATTGCAGTCATTGGCATCCAATCATTCAGATCCTGCAGATTATAATAAATCAG AAGATGAAATTTCTTTTCCAGATTCAGTCTCGAATACTAGCCATCTTCTG AAAACAAGCGCAGACCTGAAACCTAGTGGAATCCTGGTGCCCCAAAATAATGAGACGACTGATGAAAATGTTAAGCTT ACGACTGTTGGAGAACTAATGGAAGCCTATGAGTCATGTATTTCTAGCTTAAGAACAACTCAAGCACGACGTCGGACTACTTCTTTAAAGATGATCACCCCAGCAAACTTTACTAAGGAG GCACGTCGTCGGCTTCCTGATGTACTTATACAGGAGATTAAAACGCTTAACAGCCTGGATATGGAGCTTTATGAATATGCTCGGAATATATTCTCAAACCAACAACACAAAAAATTGGAGCAAAAGGAGGAAGTTGCTGTGTCT AAGGaagaggtggaggaggagaagagcatATTCTATTATCCTTATGTTGGCCCGTCATGGAACATTCTCTGGTTAGCTGTGTCTATTGTTCTGCTCCTTTTCTTCGCGTTATTGTTTGTAagtgcaagaagaagaaaacgaAGAAcacttaaactaaaaaatataaagggAACTGCATTTTATGGCAGTATCCCACCCGGAAGGACTAGGGATCATTAA